Proteins co-encoded in one Stomoxys calcitrans chromosome 5, idStoCalc2.1, whole genome shotgun sequence genomic window:
- the LOC106080798 gene encoding electron transfer flavoprotein-ubiquinone oxidoreductase, mitochondrial, which translates to MSALLKFRRLARVQKLFTPAAVRSVSDAAKYPKITTHYTICPREKDERWKEVDMERFVDEVDIVIVGGGPGGMSAAIRAKQLAAEQGKEIRVCVVEKAAEVGGHILSGAVVDPVSLNELFPDWKEMGAPLNTPVAKDKFSFLTETGRLPIPIFKGWPMDNHGNYVVRLGHLVKWLGEQAEALGVEIYPGCAASEVLFHEDGSVKGVATNDVGIAKDGSPKDTFARGMELHAKTTIFAEGCRGHLSKQIMQQFNLNEGSQPQTYGIGLKEIWEIQPEKHQPGLVEHTIGWPLDKFTYGGSFLYHLNEPTPTVAVGFVVGLDYQNPWLSPFQEFQRFKTHPLVRGTFEGGTRIAYGARAINEGGLQSLPSKLTFPGGCLIGCSAGFLNVPKIKGSHYAMKSGMLAAESVLESIMGESQETAGYTPKSYPDKIKNSFIWSDLNKIRNVRPCFHNPLGLYGGLVLSGFSIFMGGREPWTLKHAGPDNESLKPASQCQQIVYPKPDNKISFDLLSSVALTGTNHEGDQPAHLTLKNDCIPVDHNLALYEGPEQRFCPAGVYEYVPNDEGGNMKLQINAQNCIHCKTCDIKDPKQNINWVVPEGGGGPAYNGM; encoded by the exons ttcaaaaaCTCTTTACTCCTGCCGCCGTTCGTAGTGTTTCCGATGCTGCCAAATATCCTAAAATTACCACTCATTACACCATATGTCCCCGTGAAAAAGACGAGCGATGGAAAG AGGTCGATATGGAACGTTTCGTCGATGAGGTCGATATTGTCATTGTTGGCGGTGGCCCTGGTGGCATGTCAGCTGCCATAAGAGCCAAACAATTAGCTGCCGAGCAGGGTAAAGAAATCCGCGTTTGTGTGGTGGAGAAGGCTGCTGAAGTTGGTGGCCATATTTTGTCTGGTGCTGTTGTGGATCCAGTATCGTTGAACGAACTATTTCCCGATTGGAAGGAAATGGGTGCTCCTCTAAACACCCCTGTGGCAAAAGACAAATTCTCGTTCCTAACAGAAACTGGACGTTTACCCAtaccaatttttaaaggctggcCTATGGATAATCACGGTAACTATGTGGTACGTTTGGGTCACTTGGTTAAATGGCTGGGAGAGCAAGCCGAGGCTTTAGGGGTAGAAATCTATCCAGGATGTGCTGCCTCGGAGGTTTTGTTCCATGAGGATGGAAGTGTTAAGGGTGTTGCCACCAATGATGTGGGTATTGCCAAGGATGGTTCGCCCAAGGACACTTTTGCCCGTGGCATGGAATTGCACGCCAAGACAACCATTTTCGCCGAAGGTTGTCGTGGTCACTTGAGCAAGCAAATAATGCAGCAGTTCAATCTCAACGAGGGTAGCCAGCCTCAGACTTATGGCATAGGTCTTAaggaaatttgggaaattcaaCCCGAGAAACATCA ACCCGGTTTGGTTGAACACACCATTGGCTGGCCCTTGGATAAATTCACTTATGGCGGTTCCTTCCTATACCATTTGAATGAACCCACCCCCACCGTAGCCGTTGGTTTTGTAGTCGGTCTGGATTATCAAAATCCCTGGCTGAGTCCTTTCCAGGAGTTCCAGCGTTTCAAAACTCATCCTCTAGTTAGGGGAACATTTGAAGGTGGTACTCGTATTGCCTATGGAGCTCGTGCCATTAACGAAGGAGGTCTGCAAAGTTTGCCCAGCAAATTGACTTTCCCTGGCGGCTGTTTAATTGGTTGCAGTGCTGGTTTTCTCAATGTGCCTAAAATCAAGGGATCCCATTATGCCATGAAGAGTG GTATGCTGGCTGCTGAAAGTGTTTTGGAATCAATTATGGGCGAATCTCAGGAAACTGCCGGTTATACACCTAAATCCTATCCAGACAA aattAAAAATTCCTTCATCTGGAGTGATTTGAATAAAATCAGAAATGTTCGTCCCTGCTTCCATAATCCCTTAGGCCTTTATGGAGGTCTCGTGCTCAGCGGTTTCTCCATATTCATGGGTGGTCGTGAACCATGGACTCTGAAACATGCTGGACCCGATAATGAATCCTTAAAACCAGCCAGCCAGTGCCAACAAATTGTCTATCCCAAGCCTGATAACAAGATCTCCTTTGATCTATTGTCATCGGTTGCCTTGACCGGCACTAACCACGAAGGTGACCAACCGGCTCATTTAACATTGAAAAATGATTGCATACCGGTCGATCACAACTTGGCTCTTTACGAAGGTCCCGAACAACGCTTTTGTCCTGCCGGCGTCTACGAATATGTGCCCAATGATGAGGGCGGAAACATGAAACTGCAAATTAATGCCCAAAATTGTATTCACTGCAAGACCTGTGATATTAAGGATCCTAAGCAAAACATTAACTGGGTTGTGCCCGAAGGTGGCGGCGGCCCCGCTTACAATGGCATGTAA